A portion of the Alloyangia pacifica genome contains these proteins:
- a CDS encoding MFS transporter has translation MVSALGVVQILAWGSSYYLMAPLAGAIAEETGWGQALLSAGVSAGLLMSGLAAPAVGRWIGRSGGRMTLCVGMALIAAGLILLSLSYALWAYLLSWCILGLGMATGLYDAAFSVLGAAYGRNARSAITQLTLWGGFASTVCWPFSAWLVESVGWRSTCLVYAALHLFGTLPLCWVALPRARGPHETSARTPVLLGRTFDARFLCIVVAGVTLTLLATIWSIHMVTLLTADGYTLAAAITVGTLIGPSQVGARVLEMIGGGRHHPIWTMLAATTLVLAGFIGLSLGVPAAAALVAYGAGNGLWSIARGALPLVLYGPENYATLMGRLARPMLLAAAAAPTLGALLIDRFGAETTMALLSIAAALPLVMALVLYADVMRSRGIPGSG, from the coding sequence GTGGTTTCGGCACTCGGCGTGGTTCAGATCCTTGCCTGGGGAAGCAGCTATTACCTGATGGCCCCGCTGGCCGGAGCCATCGCGGAAGAGACTGGCTGGGGGCAGGCGCTGCTCTCGGCAGGCGTGTCCGCCGGCTTGTTGATGTCCGGCCTCGCCGCGCCGGCTGTGGGGCGCTGGATCGGGCGCAGCGGGGGGCGGATGACCCTCTGCGTGGGAATGGCGCTGATCGCGGCGGGGCTGATCCTGCTCAGCCTCTCGTATGCGCTCTGGGCCTACCTCCTCTCCTGGTGCATTCTCGGCCTCGGAATGGCGACCGGGCTCTACGATGCCGCCTTCTCGGTGCTCGGGGCCGCCTACGGACGGAACGCACGGTCCGCGATCACCCAGCTGACGCTGTGGGGAGGATTTGCAAGCACGGTCTGCTGGCCGTTTTCGGCATGGCTTGTCGAGAGTGTCGGGTGGCGATCGACCTGTCTTGTCTACGCGGCGCTCCATCTCTTTGGCACGCTCCCGCTCTGCTGGGTGGCTCTGCCGAGGGCCCGCGGGCCGCATGAGACGTCGGCGCGCACGCCGGTCCTTCTGGGCCGAACCTTCGATGCCCGGTTCCTGTGCATCGTTGTCGCCGGTGTCACGCTGACACTCCTGGCGACGATCTGGTCCATCCACATGGTGACGCTCCTGACGGCCGACGGTTACACACTTGCCGCCGCCATCACGGTCGGCACGCTCATCGGACCGTCACAAGTCGGTGCCCGTGTCCTGGAAATGATCGGGGGCGGTCGACATCACCCGATCTGGACCATGCTCGCGGCAACCACGCTCGTGCTCGCCGGGTTCATCGGGTTGTCGCTCGGCGTGCCCGCGGCTGCCGCTCTTGTCGCCTACGGCGCCGGAAACGGCCTCTGGTCGATCGCACGCGGGGCGCTTCCGCTCGTCCTCTACGGTCCGGAGAACTATGCAACTCTGATGGGCCGCCTCGCGCGCCCGATGCTGCTGGCCGCCGCCGCCGCCCCTACGCTGGGCGCGCTGCTCATCGACAGGTTTGGAGCCGAAACGACGATGGCGCTCCTGTCGATCGCCGCCGCGCTGCCACTGGTCATGGCGCTGGTGCTCTACGCCGACGTGATGCGGTCGAGAGGGATCCCCGGATCGGGATGA
- a CDS encoding ArsR/SmtB family transcription factor, protein MDIETASRQLDAIGNPTRLRIYRALVRAGETGAPVGQVQETLGLPASTLSHHLRKLLEVGLIRQARSGTTLQCHAEYPVMKALVAFLVDECCADDASQAG, encoded by the coding sequence ATGGACATCGAAACAGCCTCCCGCCAACTGGATGCCATTGGCAATCCGACACGCCTTCGCATCTACCGCGCCCTGGTCCGTGCGGGCGAGACCGGCGCGCCGGTCGGACAGGTCCAGGAAACCCTTGGCCTTCCGGCTTCGACGCTGTCGCATCACCTCAGGAAACTTCTGGAGGTCGGCCTGATCCGGCAGGCGCGGAGCGGCACCACACTGCAATGCCATGCCGAGTATCCCGTGATGAAGGCGCTGGTCGCCTTCCTGGTCGACGAGTGCTGTGCGGACGACGCCAGCCAAGCCGGATGA
- a CDS encoding FAD-dependent oxidoreductase produces the protein MSRKIESEYDVIVAGGGAAGVGAALGAARAGAKVCLVEKYGFLGGAATTSQVLAYCGFFQQGKTPIKAVGGAGELVLEAMRGCGMTGEAYNSETTGNWIILLNPEGAKLAFDRVLADHGVDVLLHSRVAAATRTANGIESVTVAGMEGRRRIAAEGFVDATGDANLSLVSGIAMREGDHEGRLQAVSAPIRISGLDPDVPFDREAIKAAVRRYNETGAHPITRSDGGIYTRIPGTGDMWWMIIDLALRDLSSGSFTWAEQRAREMAHDYVAMLRAYVPGFERCFLAQSGPQIGIRESRHPATRYEMTAHDLASGRQRPDSVARAAWPAELHGEAGKPVYHSVGGPGYASIPLDSLRVRGLDNLFVAGRVIGADPVAYGSVRVMGTAFATGEAAGIAAALGAEDGETVGAEVRRLGGLT, from the coding sequence ATGAGCCGGAAGATCGAGAGCGAATATGACGTCATCGTCGCCGGCGGCGGTGCCGCCGGGGTTGGCGCGGCGCTCGGCGCCGCGCGCGCCGGGGCGAAGGTCTGCCTGGTCGAGAAGTATGGCTTCCTCGGCGGCGCGGCGACCACCTCGCAGGTGCTCGCCTACTGCGGGTTTTTCCAGCAGGGCAAGACCCCGATCAAGGCAGTCGGCGGCGCCGGGGAGCTCGTGCTCGAGGCGATGCGCGGCTGCGGCATGACCGGCGAGGCCTATAATTCCGAGACCACCGGCAACTGGATCATCCTGCTCAACCCGGAAGGCGCGAAACTGGCGTTCGACCGGGTGCTGGCCGATCACGGCGTCGACGTGCTTTTGCATTCGCGCGTTGCGGCCGCGACGCGGACCGCCAACGGGATCGAATCCGTCACGGTCGCCGGGATGGAAGGCCGCCGGCGCATCGCCGCCGAGGGCTTTGTCGATGCCACCGGGGATGCCAACCTCTCGCTGGTCTCGGGCATCGCCATGCGCGAGGGCGACCATGAGGGAAGGCTGCAGGCTGTTTCGGCCCCGATCCGGATCTCCGGTCTCGACCCGGACGTGCCGTTCGACCGGGAGGCGATCAAGGCCGCGGTCCGGCGTTACAACGAGACCGGCGCGCATCCGATCACCCGTAGCGATGGCGGGATCTATACCCGGATCCCCGGCACCGGCGACATGTGGTGGATGATTATCGACCTTGCCCTGCGCGACCTCAGTTCGGGCAGCTTCACCTGGGCGGAGCAGCGCGCGCGGGAGATGGCGCATGACTATGTGGCGATGCTGCGTGCTTATGTCCCGGGTTTCGAGCGGTGTTTCCTTGCCCAGTCCGGTCCGCAGATCGGCATCCGCGAGAGCCGGCATCCCGCGACCCGCTACGAGATGACCGCCCACGATCTGGCCAGCGGTCGGCAGCGGCCCGACAGCGTGGCGCGGGCGGCCTGGCCGGCGGAGCTGCACGGCGAGGCCGGCAAGCCGGTCTACCATTCGGTAGGCGGGCCGGGATACGCTTCGATCCCGCTGGACAGCCTCAGGGTGCGCGGCCTCGATAACCTCTTCGTCGCCGGCCGCGTCATCGGGGCCGATCCCGTTGCCTATGGATCCGTGCGCGTGATGGGAACGGCGTTCGCCACCGGCGAAGCGGCTGGCATCGCCGCCGCTTTGGGTGCCGAGGACGGGGAAACCGTGGGTGCGGAAGTCCGCCGGCTCGGGGGGCTCACCTGA
- a CDS encoding ABC transporter permease produces the protein MTDIAPQTPDVRPVEFRGGGFRPSSPRWVGLLVFTLLIAFLEWGTRAGFISSLTVPRPSDVFLTLWDLAVSGALWTNLAPSLMRLLVGGTIGATVGIAVGVMIGLFSFARAGLVPLVAAIFPIPKIALLPLFVIWFGIDEASKYALIAFGTFTPTVVSTYGAVDNVDRSLIRMGQSFGLRWSTVVFRIVLPGAMPGILSGLRVSLAIAIILLVAAEMLGAEHGIGAYILQAGSLYDLERLFAGVTILSLLGVLLSAAVGAVEKHVLGWRT, from the coding sequence ATGACTGACATCGCCCCCCAGACCCCAGACGTTCGCCCGGTCGAATTCCGTGGCGGCGGCTTCCGCCCGTCCTCACCCCGGTGGGTCGGCCTGCTGGTTTTCACGCTGTTGATCGCCTTCCTCGAGTGGGGGACACGCGCCGGTTTCATTTCGTCTCTGACCGTGCCACGCCCCTCGGACGTCTTCCTGACGCTGTGGGACCTCGCGGTGTCGGGCGCGCTCTGGACCAACCTCGCGCCCTCGCTGATGCGTTTGCTCGTGGGCGGCACCATCGGCGCCACGGTCGGCATCGCCGTGGGTGTGATGATCGGCCTCTTCTCCTTTGCGAGGGCGGGTCTCGTGCCGCTGGTGGCCGCGATCTTCCCGATCCCAAAGATCGCCCTGCTGCCGCTCTTCGTGATCTGGTTCGGCATCGACGAGGCGTCGAAATACGCGCTCATTGCCTTTGGGACCTTCACGCCCACGGTCGTGTCGACCTACGGCGCCGTCGACAACGTCGACCGCTCGCTCATCCGGATGGGGCAGAGCTTTGGACTGCGCTGGTCGACGGTCGTGTTCCGCATCGTGCTGCCCGGGGCGATGCCCGGCATCCTGTCGGGGCTCCGCGTCAGCCTCGCGATCGCGATCATTCTGCTGGTCGCCGCCGAGATGCTGGGCGCAGAGCACGGTATCGGGGCCTACATCCTGCAGGCTGGCTCGCTCTACGACCTCGAGCGTCTGTTCGCCGGGGTGACCATCCTCTCTCTGCTGGGCGTGCTGCTTTCGGCCGCCGTGGGAGCCGTCGAGAAACATGTTCTGGGGTGGCGCACATGA